The proteins below are encoded in one region of Syntrophotalea carbinolica DSM 2380:
- a CDS encoding putative bifunctional diguanylate cyclase/phosphodiesterase, translating to MRSPCSSGNPPIKTRSDLFCIMLRDGHIVGSSFAWQALLGYPPESFRALKLQNLLTPGQDHCWSRILAKLQTHNATSLLLRCEAANGRILYLLGHFTPATPALQGAIRATFQDISISYQAKLLTRQSFRMVRQMATQTNGAMVMFCDSGRVCHWSPEAEALFGYRSKDILRRDIRSAIPLCHDLAAPQTTEISGHPPPCPDLALDPREVTCRCKDGTQVTVDLSLASFATHKRRYTIGLCYDRQRHTAQDRHIQQLAYYDPLTELPNRVLLQERLDQSLAEALRSHHPLAVLFVDLDRFKQVNDSLGHAIGDQLLKMVGQRLQQCLRSNDTVARLGGDEFIIVLSGFRHPSSLPKILDKIFDALSKPYRIEMHRIVVTASIGVAVCPDDGTAADLLMRNADIAMYVAKEERGNSYQLFCQEMNQALKDQLALETNLRQAVDNGEFFLLFQPRFHLASEKVVSIECFLRWKRSDGNILSPKAFLPRLEEMGLMASLGNRILRKACAFGASLQQAGMPHIPVAINLSCSQFRQRNLHESIATILQETGLPANCLELEINECTLQKNEERAEEILRSIKRLGVSWSLDNFGLGYTSLQRLKTLPFDNLKIDRHFIRNLPETQTDAAMVGAILAMARNLGLVTIAEGIETFAQHHLLLAMGCHYGQGFLFREPCRPGELQTFLQAEISPLQPAFPTIAPPFTDSDCKAPENTRATSAGPVH from the coding sequence ATGCGCAGCCCATGCTCAAGCGGCAATCCCCCCATAAAAACCCGCAGCGACCTGTTCTGCATTATGCTGCGCGATGGTCACATTGTCGGCAGCAGCTTCGCCTGGCAGGCGCTGCTGGGCTACCCGCCGGAAAGTTTCCGTGCTCTTAAGCTGCAAAATCTGCTGACACCGGGCCAGGACCATTGCTGGTCGCGCATCCTTGCCAAATTACAAACACACAACGCGACATCGCTCCTGCTGCGCTGTGAGGCCGCCAACGGACGCATTCTCTACCTGCTGGGGCATTTCACTCCGGCGACCCCCGCATTACAGGGTGCCATCCGCGCCACGTTTCAGGATATCAGCATCTCCTACCAGGCCAAACTCCTTACGCGTCAGAGTTTTCGCATGGTGCGGCAGATGGCGACACAGACCAACGGCGCAATGGTCATGTTTTGCGACTCCGGCCGGGTCTGTCATTGGAGTCCCGAGGCCGAAGCCCTGTTCGGCTATCGAAGCAAGGACATCCTGCGCCGGGACATACGGTCGGCCATCCCCCTCTGCCACGACCTGGCTGCTCCGCAGACTACCGAGATATCCGGACACCCGCCGCCCTGTCCCGACCTCGCCCTTGATCCTCGGGAGGTCACCTGCCGTTGCAAGGACGGCACGCAGGTCACTGTCGACCTCAGCCTCGCCTCCTTCGCCACACACAAACGCCGCTACACCATCGGCCTATGTTACGATCGCCAGCGACATACCGCGCAGGATCGCCACATCCAGCAGCTGGCCTATTACGATCCTCTAACCGAACTGCCCAACCGGGTTTTGCTGCAGGAGCGGCTGGATCAATCCCTTGCCGAAGCGCTGCGCTCTCATCACCCCCTGGCGGTATTATTCGTTGATTTGGACCGTTTCAAGCAGGTCAACGACTCTTTGGGACATGCCATCGGCGACCAACTGCTCAAAATGGTCGGCCAGCGTCTGCAACAGTGTCTGCGCAGCAACGACACCGTTGCCCGCCTTGGCGGCGACGAATTCATCATCGTGCTGTCCGGATTCCGTCACCCGTCCAGTCTGCCGAAAATTCTGGATAAAATTTTCGATGCGTTGTCGAAGCCTTATCGCATCGAAATGCACCGCATCGTTGTTACAGCCAGTATCGGGGTTGCGGTTTGTCCGGACGACGGCACCGCTGCCGATCTGCTGATGCGCAATGCGGACATCGCCATGTATGTCGCAAAGGAAGAACGAGGCAACAGCTACCAGCTCTTTTGCCAGGAGATGAATCAGGCGCTGAAGGATCAGTTGGCGCTGGAAACCAACCTGCGACAGGCCGTGGACAACGGGGAATTCTTCCTGCTGTTTCAACCGCGCTTTCACCTCGCTTCCGAGAAAGTCGTCAGCATCGAGTGCTTTCTGCGTTGGAAGCGGTCCGACGGCAACATCCTGTCTCCCAAGGCTTTTTTACCCCGACTTGAAGAAATGGGGCTGATGGCGTCCCTCGGCAACCGCATTCTGCGCAAGGCTTGCGCCTTCGGCGCCAGCTTGCAACAAGCCGGCATGCCCCATATCCCGGTGGCGATCAATCTGTCCTGCAGTCAATTCAGGCAAAGGAACCTGCATGAAAGCATCGCTACCATTCTGCAGGAAACGGGACTGCCGGCAAACTGCCTGGAACTTGAAATCAACGAATGCACACTGCAGAAAAACGAAGAGCGGGCCGAAGAAATACTGCGCAGCATCAAGCGACTCGGGGTAAGCTGGTCGCTGGATAATTTCGGTCTGGGGTATACCTCCCTGCAAAGGCTGAAAACCCTGCCCTTCGACAATCTTAAAATCGACCGGCATTTCATCAGAAATCTCCCCGAAACCCAAACCGACGCCGCTATGGTCGGAGCGATCCTCGCCATGGCCCGCAATCTGGGGCTGGTGACCATCGCCGAGGGGATTGAGACCTTTGCCCAGCATCACCTCCTGCTGGCCATGGGCTGTCACTACGGCCAGGGATTTTTATTCCGGGAACCCTGCCGGCCCGGGGAACTTCAAACCTTCCTCCAAGCAGAAATCAGCCCACTCCAGCCTGCCTTCCCCACCATTGCGCCCCCCTTCACCGACTCCGATTGCAAAGCGCCCGAAAACACCCGTGCGACATCCGCCGGTCCCGTCCATTAA
- a CDS encoding TOBE domain-containing protein translates to MKNKKTADLSLTGSLWFKKSGQDFLGSSRIQLLEKVGELGSITKAGKAVGISYKTAWEQVEMLNNLSDQPLVIKQTGGRGGGGTRLTEAGKEVIHRYRLIQKEHERFLRSIGEHLEDGEGFYQFLRKVNMKVSARNIWSGEITQLEKGAINTLVTLKLKGGDCISSLITNESVESLDLALGEKVVAMAKAPAVMIVKELGAAQLSACNILRGTIQRIVEAQVDCEVTLELPGGNTVSATLTKASGQSLELREGEEAWAVVQESSVILGRV, encoded by the coding sequence GTGAAAAACAAAAAGACAGCAGACCTCAGTCTTACAGGTTCACTCTGGTTTAAAAAATCGGGGCAGGATTTTCTCGGCAGCAGCCGCATTCAGCTGTTGGAAAAGGTCGGCGAATTGGGATCCATCACCAAAGCCGGCAAAGCCGTCGGTATCAGCTACAAGACCGCCTGGGAGCAAGTTGAAATGCTCAACAATCTTTCGGATCAGCCGCTGGTTATCAAACAGACCGGCGGACGGGGCGGTGGCGGCACCCGATTGACCGAAGCCGGTAAAGAAGTTATCCACCGCTATCGTCTGATCCAGAAAGAACACGAACGTTTTTTGCGCTCGATCGGCGAACATCTGGAAGACGGCGAAGGATTTTATCAATTCCTGAGGAAAGTCAACATGAAAGTCAGCGCCAGAAACATATGGTCCGGGGAAATCACACAGTTGGAAAAAGGGGCGATCAACACCCTGGTCACCCTCAAACTCAAAGGCGGCGATTGCATCTCATCGTTGATCACCAACGAAAGTGTCGAATCCCTCGATCTGGCTCTTGGGGAGAAGGTTGTGGCCATGGCCAAAGCGCCTGCCGTCATGATCGTCAAGGAACTCGGCGCCGCCCAGCTCAGTGCCTGCAATATCCTGCGCGGCACCATCCAGCGCATTGTCGAAGCCCAGGTCGATTGCGAGGTGACCCTGGAACTGCCCGGCGGCAATACGGTAAGCGCCACCCTCACCAAAGCCAGCGGCCAGTCCCTCGAATTGCGCGAGGGCGAGGAAGCCTGGGCGGTCGTTCAGGAATCGAGCGTGATTTTGGGCAGGGTCTGA
- a CDS encoding aldehyde ferredoxin oxidoreductase family protein — translation MHIVRVNMSDLTVKTEEVPAEWKTLGGRALTTTIVAAEVNPTCHPLGPNNKLIFAPGMLSGTPAANSGRMSCGGKSPLTYGIKESNAGGTTAQQFAKLGIQAMIIEGIPAEDKWYRLHVDKDGVTINEESEVVGMQNFAVIGEMEKRFGPKVGVMTIGIPGEKRMAMANISVKDPDHKIRSHGRGGMGAVMGSKKIKCITVDGTGAGKVAIADPDKFKKAARVFAKALLDHPVSGQGLPTYGTNILVNILHEAGGLPTKNFRYGQWEHHDKISGETMHDTIVERNGHPKHGCHAGCLIQCSQVYNDKDGNYLTSGFEYETIWGLGADCLIEDLDDIATCDNIMDDIGVDSIEGVVCMGVVMEAGIIPWGDGKGAIRLLREEVGKGTALGHIIGNGTGSVGNAYGLTRVPVVKNQGIPAYDPRSVKGIGITYATSTMGADHTSGYSIATNILKCGGFVDPLSKEGQVELSRNLQIGTAYIDSTGMCVFVAFPMLDIPECAEALNDMVSARYGIELDNDGVAELGKKILKLEHEFNLAAGMSNADDRLPEFFSLEEVPPHNAIWDFSDEEIDEFWNF, via the coding sequence ATGCACATTGTACGTGTCAACATGTCTGATCTGACCGTCAAGACCGAAGAGGTACCCGCCGAATGGAAAACCCTCGGTGGCCGTGCCCTGACCACCACGATTGTGGCGGCCGAGGTAAACCCCACCTGTCACCCGCTCGGTCCCAATAATAAACTCATTTTTGCCCCCGGAATGCTGTCGGGCACCCCGGCCGCAAACTCCGGTCGCATGTCCTGCGGCGGTAAAAGCCCTCTGACCTACGGCATCAAAGAGTCCAATGCCGGTGGGACGACCGCCCAGCAGTTCGCCAAGCTCGGCATTCAGGCCATGATCATCGAAGGGATTCCCGCCGAGGATAAGTGGTACCGTTTGCATGTGGACAAGGACGGCGTGACCATCAATGAAGAGTCGGAAGTCGTCGGCATGCAGAACTTTGCCGTCATCGGCGAGATGGAAAAACGTTTCGGCCCCAAAGTCGGCGTCATGACCATCGGCATCCCCGGCGAAAAACGCATGGCCATGGCCAACATTTCCGTCAAGGACCCGGATCACAAGATCCGTTCCCACGGCCGCGGCGGCATGGGCGCGGTCATGGGCTCCAAAAAGATCAAATGCATCACGGTTGACGGCACCGGCGCCGGCAAAGTGGCGATAGCCGACCCCGACAAGTTCAAGAAGGCCGCCCGGGTGTTTGCCAAAGCGCTGTTGGATCACCCCGTTTCGGGGCAGGGCCTGCCCACCTACGGTACCAACATCCTGGTCAATATCCTGCACGAAGCCGGTGGTCTGCCGACCAAGAACTTCCGTTATGGTCAGTGGGAACACCACGACAAGATCTCCGGTGAAACCATGCACGACACCATCGTGGAGCGCAACGGCCATCCCAAGCACGGTTGCCATGCCGGCTGCCTGATTCAGTGCTCCCAGGTCTACAACGACAAAGATGGCAACTATCTGACCTCCGGCTTCGAATATGAAACCATCTGGGGACTGGGTGCCGACTGTCTCATCGAAGACCTGGACGATATCGCGACCTGCGACAATATCATGGATGATATCGGCGTCGATTCCATCGAAGGCGTGGTCTGCATGGGCGTGGTGATGGAAGCCGGCATCATTCCCTGGGGCGACGGCAAGGGCGCCATCCGACTGCTGCGCGAAGAAGTCGGTAAAGGCACCGCTCTGGGCCATATCATCGGCAACGGTACGGGATCGGTCGGCAATGCTTACGGCCTGACCCGGGTGCCGGTGGTCAAAAACCAGGGTATCCCCGCTTATGACCCCCGCTCGGTTAAAGGGATCGGCATTACCTATGCGACCTCGACGATGGGCGCGGACCATACCTCCGGTTATTCAATCGCTACCAATATCCTCAAGTGCGGCGGGTTCGTCGATCCTTTGAGCAAAGAAGGTCAGGTCGAATTGTCGCGTAACCTGCAGATCGGCACGGCTTATATCGACAGCACCGGCATGTGCGTATTCGTAGCGTTCCCCATGCTCGACATTCCCGAATGTGCCGAGGCTCTCAACGATATGGTCTCTGCCCGTTACGGTATCGAGCTTGACAACGATGGCGTGGCTGAACTCGGTAAGAAGATTCTCAAACTTGAGCATGAGTTCAACCTGGCCGCCGGCATGAGCAATGCGGATGACCGGTTGCCTGAATTCTTCTCTCTTGAGGAGGTTCCGCCGCATAATGCCATCTGGGATTTCAGCGACGAGGAAATCGACGAATTCTGGAATTTTTAA
- the pstB gene encoding phosphate ABC transporter ATP-binding protein PstB, with translation MSETLSVAVTDPIVQVKNLAFYYGASKALHNISQDFPRNKVTALIGPSGCGKSTLLRCLNRMNDLVDGARVEGSILLDGTEVNTPAMDVIELRRRVGMVFQKSNPFPKSIYENVIYGLRIAGVRDKAVLDQAVEQSLRSAALWDEVKDRLHESALGMSGGQMQRLCIARAIAVNPEVVLMDEPCSALDPKSTARVEELISELREKYTIIIVTHNMQQAARVSDYTAFLFEGVLVEYGVTEDLFVKPRNKQTEDYITGRFG, from the coding sequence ATGAGCGAAACACTTTCCGTCGCGGTGACGGATCCGATAGTCCAGGTCAAAAATCTGGCCTTTTATTATGGGGCTTCCAAGGCGTTGCACAATATCAGTCAGGACTTTCCGCGCAACAAGGTTACGGCATTGATCGGACCTTCGGGGTGCGGCAAGTCAACCCTGCTGCGCTGCCTTAACCGGATGAACGATCTGGTGGACGGGGCGCGTGTGGAGGGCAGCATCTTGTTGGATGGTACCGAGGTCAACACCCCGGCCATGGATGTCATCGAGCTTCGGCGCAGGGTCGGCATGGTTTTTCAGAAATCCAACCCGTTTCCCAAGTCCATTTACGAAAATGTCATTTACGGGTTGCGCATTGCCGGCGTTCGGGACAAGGCGGTGTTGGATCAGGCGGTGGAGCAGAGTCTGCGCAGTGCGGCGCTATGGGATGAAGTCAAGGACCGGCTGCATGAATCGGCCCTGGGGATGTCCGGCGGACAGATGCAGCGCCTGTGTATTGCGCGTGCCATTGCCGTCAACCCCGAGGTGGTGCTGATGGACGAACCCTGCTCGGCCCTTGATCCCAAGTCCACGGCGCGGGTCGAGGAGTTGATCAGCGAGTTGCGCGAGAAGTACACCATCATTATCGTCACCCACAATATGCAGCAGGCCGCAAGGGTTTCCGATTACACGGCTTTTCTGTTCGAAGGGGTGTTGGTCGAATACGGTGTCACTGAAGATCTGTTTGTCAAACCGCGGAACAAGCAGACCGAGGACTACATTACGGGGCGCTTCGGCTGA
- the phoU gene encoding phosphate signaling complex protein PhoU, protein MHIAREIDSLKKRVLTLSAMVEESFDRSVVALNRMDAALARQVIDADELVDQTEVDIEEECLKVLALHQPVANDLRFIVSILKINNDLERIADLAVNIAERVLDLLKMEKTPIPFDFTGMSSKVHDMVKMSLDSLVNLDPQLAREVISLDDEVDSMHHETYRLVIDQIELHPERIQSLICFLVISRYLERIADQTTNIAEDTLYLIEGKIVRHQY, encoded by the coding sequence ATGCATATTGCACGGGAAATCGATAGTCTTAAAAAACGGGTGCTGACTCTCAGTGCCATGGTCGAAGAGAGTTTCGACCGTTCGGTTGTGGCCCTTAACCGTATGGACGCTGCTCTTGCCCGGCAGGTGATCGACGCGGATGAGCTGGTCGACCAGACCGAGGTCGATATCGAGGAGGAATGTCTGAAGGTGCTGGCGCTGCATCAGCCGGTCGCCAACGATCTGCGGTTTATTGTCTCCATTCTCAAGATCAACAACGACCTGGAGCGTATCGCGGACCTGGCGGTGAATATCGCCGAGCGAGTGCTCGATCTGCTGAAGATGGAAAAGACGCCCATCCCCTTTGATTTCACGGGCATGTCAAGTAAAGTGCACGACATGGTCAAAATGAGCCTGGATTCCCTGGTCAACCTCGATCCGCAGCTTGCCAGGGAGGTCATCAGTCTCGACGACGAAGTCGATAGCATGCACCATGAGACGTATCGACTGGTCATCGATCAGATCGAACTGCATCCCGAGCGTATCCAGTCGTTGATCTGTTTTCTGGTCATCTCCCGTTATCTGGAGCGCATCGCCGACCAGACCACCAATATTGCCGAGGATACTCTGTATCTCATTGAGGGCAAGATCGTGCGACACCAGTATTAA
- a CDS encoding PAS domain S-box protein, whose translation MERIEGREQEVTEILDRIRLRLGRLGISSGARQAIGDDAQLCIDSLRDALGVVARLLPSTCQDLEGLQQLVDSLAVVGAVGRPEAAELGMNNGFADAADRFQELEREQLQCIFSATTNLVMVSDSRGMVTHLNPAAEQFFSECAWRSVPFWQLLALSGSGLDEVLAAYTPDSHHEIYLSWAGQWFNLRLVPFAPHADVPSGYILILNDITWLVDSRQHLERLVAERTRALTNSEKMLRLIFQSVGNGILLLSDDYRIVKANQRAGQIHGCSADELIGKDLRDLTDNHGRWTLTSCVAALGGETSMSAEIQVRRTDGSMLPTSFMVTSVAIDGRHFWSIIVRDISRQKALEERLRMEKQQVEEMNVTLRNVMKSVDGDRKEFENTLARRIRSHLLPAIDRIEGESSENIRASYLDLVREQLIGLTSGSASEIDANLLKLSKTEMRICQFIQAGCSTKDICEAMNLAFETVQTHRKNIRRKLGLRGKNVNLHSYLIGRRSLTVDQDA comes from the coding sequence ATGGAACGGATTGAGGGACGTGAACAAGAGGTGACTGAGATCCTGGACCGGATCAGGCTGCGGTTGGGGCGCCTGGGGATATCGTCGGGGGCACGGCAGGCCATCGGCGATGATGCGCAATTGTGTATCGACAGTCTGCGCGATGCCTTGGGGGTTGTGGCACGGCTGCTTCCATCGACATGTCAGGACCTCGAGGGGTTGCAGCAGCTCGTGGACAGTTTGGCCGTTGTCGGTGCCGTGGGTCGGCCTGAAGCTGCCGAACTGGGGATGAATAACGGTTTTGCCGACGCTGCGGACCGCTTTCAGGAACTGGAGCGTGAACAACTGCAGTGCATATTCTCCGCGACCACCAATCTGGTCATGGTGTCGGATTCCCGCGGCATGGTGACGCATCTCAACCCGGCCGCCGAGCAGTTTTTCAGCGAGTGTGCCTGGCGCAGTGTCCCGTTTTGGCAATTGCTGGCCCTGTCCGGCAGCGGACTGGATGAGGTCCTTGCCGCTTATACGCCCGATTCCCACCATGAAATCTATCTGTCCTGGGCCGGGCAATGGTTTAATCTTCGCTTGGTGCCCTTTGCCCCCCATGCCGATGTGCCGTCCGGATATATCCTGATTCTCAACGATATAACCTGGCTGGTGGATAGTCGCCAGCATCTTGAAAGATTGGTCGCCGAACGTACCCGAGCTCTGACGAACTCGGAAAAGATGCTGCGGCTCATATTTCAGTCGGTCGGTAACGGTATTTTGCTGCTAAGCGATGACTATCGTATTGTAAAGGCCAATCAGCGAGCCGGGCAGATTCATGGCTGCAGTGCGGATGAACTGATCGGCAAGGATTTGCGCGATCTGACCGATAATCATGGCCGCTGGACACTTACCTCCTGCGTCGCGGCTCTAGGTGGCGAAACCAGCATGAGCGCGGAAATCCAGGTGCGACGGACCGACGGCAGCATGCTGCCGACCAGTTTCATGGTGACCTCTGTCGCCATTGACGGCCGTCACTTCTGGTCCATCATTGTGCGGGATATTTCCCGGCAAAAGGCCCTGGAAGAACGCCTGCGTATGGAAAAACAGCAGGTGGAAGAGATGAATGTGACCTTGCGCAACGTTATGAAAAGCGTCGACGGTGACCGCAAGGAGTTCGAAAATACCCTCGCGCGCAGGATTCGTTCCCATCTGCTGCCGGCCATCGATCGCATTGAAGGCGAATCTTCCGAGAATATCCGCGCCAGCTATCTGGATCTCGTGCGGGAACAGCTTATCGGCCTGACCAGCGGTTCGGCGTCGGAAATCGATGCCAATCTGCTGAAATTGAGTAAGACGGAAATGCGCATCTGCCAGTTTATTCAGGCCGGGTGTTCCACCAAGGATATCTGCGAAGCCATGAACCTGGCTTTCGAAACCGTACAGACCCACCGCAAAAATATCCGCCGTAAATTGGGCTTGCGGGGCAAAAATGTCAATCTGCATTCCTACCTGATCGGGCGTCGTTCTCTCACCGTGGATCAAGACGCCTGA
- a CDS encoding TetR/AcrR family transcriptional regulator → MDHADTKKKILDCAEALFAPHGFRGTSLRRITSAAGVNLAAVHYHFGSKDGLIEAVFKRRMEPLNAERIKALHELRNRAGYGVEQVVRAFVEPTVRFSEQDQGSRNFVALIGRALIEPDEGLRQMFYRLVAPLFRLLLDMLCEALPRLERDQLFWRLNFALGSLARYLCLAGQLPAVAEAMELENPALPPSDWLVDFIVHGIEAP, encoded by the coding sequence ATGGATCATGCCGATACTAAAAAGAAAATTCTGGACTGCGCCGAAGCGCTTTTTGCGCCACACGGTTTTCGCGGCACCTCGTTGCGCCGCATAACCTCTGCTGCCGGGGTGAATCTGGCAGCGGTGCATTACCATTTCGGATCCAAAGATGGTCTCATCGAGGCGGTGTTCAAACGTCGCATGGAGCCCCTGAATGCCGAACGCATAAAGGCTCTGCACGAATTGCGCAACCGTGCCGGTTACGGTGTGGAACAGGTGGTGCGCGCTTTCGTGGAGCCGACCGTGCGGTTTTCAGAACAGGATCAGGGCAGTCGCAATTTCGTGGCTCTGATTGGCAGGGCCCTGATCGAGCCGGATGAGGGCCTGAGGCAGATGTTTTACCGTCTGGTAGCTCCGTTGTTTCGGTTGTTGCTCGATATGCTGTGCGAAGCGCTGCCGCGTTTGGAGCGTGATCAGCTGTTCTGGCGATTGAATTTTGCTCTCGGATCCCTGGCGCGCTATCTGTGTCTGGCCGGACAGTTACCCGCGGTGGCCGAGGCCATGGAACTTGAAAACCCTGCATTGCCGCCGAGTGATTGGCTGGTCGATTTTATCGTTCACGGGATCGAGGCGCCATGA
- a CDS encoding nucleoside deaminase, protein MSDPAIHLPMPAWLSEVLPPPEQLFETPESRMRLAIELAEHNIRHGSGGPFGAAVFDLDSGRLIAPGVNLVTSTCCSVAHAELVALMLAQKYVGSFSLADAGRNAELTSSTEPCAMCLGALPWAGLKQLACGARETDARAVGFDEGDKPPQWPGLLEKRGIRVLRDICRPQAVAVLQQYRRMGGEIYNGRAHK, encoded by the coding sequence ATGAGCGATCCGGCCATTCACCTGCCCATGCCCGCCTGGCTGTCCGAAGTACTGCCTCCCCCCGAACAGCTGTTCGAAACTCCGGAAAGCCGCATGCGCCTGGCCATCGAACTGGCCGAGCACAATATCCGGCACGGCAGCGGCGGCCCCTTTGGCGCCGCGGTCTTTGACCTGGACAGCGGGCGGCTGATCGCCCCCGGCGTCAACCTGGTCACTTCGACCTGTTGCTCCGTGGCCCATGCCGAGTTGGTGGCCCTGATGCTGGCCCAAAAATACGTGGGAAGCTTTTCTCTGGCGGATGCCGGCCGCAATGCGGAGCTGACCAGCTCCACCGAACCCTGCGCCATGTGCCTCGGCGCCCTGCCCTGGGCGGGTTTGAAGCAACTGGCCTGCGGTGCGCGCGAAACCGATGCCCGCGCGGTAGGCTTCGACGAAGGCGACAAGCCGCCACAATGGCCCGGGCTGCTCGAAAAGCGCGGCATCCGTGTGTTGCGCGACATCTGCCGCCCCCAGGCGGTGGCCGTCCTGCAACAGTACCGCCGAATGGGGGGAGAGATCTATAACGGCAGGGCGCACAAGTAA
- a CDS encoding FRG domain-containing protein, translating to MNEIRVHSYDELQKELFADSWNEEIGRFRSRFAFRGLSDASYSLKTTLMRLGGNYADLERHLMRNFKKYAHRSAVESDAFWNWMAVAQHYGLPTRMLDWTYSPLVAMHFATANICKFNLDGAIWAVNYVKTHKLLPRPLCNKLEEEGANVFTVEMLNEAIPSLQHLQDLSRDNAALFLEPPSMEDRIVNQFAFFSVMSDPQRTLCDFLHEHPAIWRKIIIPAELKWEIRDKLDQSNITERVLFPGLDGLGLWLKRHYSPRCIEECELVQGIGGQLPRRSP from the coding sequence ATGAATGAGATTCGCGTTCACAGTTACGACGAACTTCAAAAAGAGCTGTTTGCCGATTCATGGAACGAGGAAATCGGCCGCTTTCGTTCTCGATTCGCCTTCCGCGGCTTATCGGATGCCAGTTACTCTCTGAAAACAACCCTGATGCGCCTGGGCGGTAATTACGCCGACCTGGAGCGCCATTTGATGCGCAATTTCAAAAAATACGCCCATCGCTCGGCCGTGGAGTCCGACGCTTTCTGGAACTGGATGGCCGTGGCCCAGCACTATGGCCTGCCGACGCGCATGCTCGACTGGACCTATTCGCCGCTGGTGGCCATGCACTTTGCAACGGCCAACATCTGCAAGTTCAACCTCGATGGCGCGATCTGGGCAGTCAATTACGTCAAGACCCATAAACTGTTGCCTCGCCCCCTGTGCAACAAGCTGGAGGAGGAAGGGGCCAACGTCTTTACCGTTGAAATGCTCAACGAAGCGATCCCCAGTTTGCAGCACCTGCAGGATCTCTCGCGGGATAATGCCGCGCTGTTTCTGGAGCCGCCATCCATGGAGGATCGCATCGTCAATCAATTTGCCTTTTTTTCGGTGATGTCCGATCCGCAGCGGACGCTATGCGATTTTCTGCACGAACATCCTGCCATCTGGCGCAAGATCATCATCCCCGCCGAGCTTAAGTGGGAAATCCGGGACAAACTCGATCAGTCCAACATCACCGAACGCGTTCTGTTCCCGGGTCTGGACGGTCTGGGCTTATGGCTCAAGCGGCATTACAGCCCGCGCTGCATCGAGGAATGCGAACTGGTGCAAGGCATCGGAGGCCAGTTGCCCAGGCGTTCCCCATGA